ttttttctcaagaaattctTTTATGGAGATTATGGGAACTTCAAAACCTCACCTTTCTGAATCGAACCTTTAACTTGACATCCGAATTTGGGAGTCGTCAGAAAGAAATTGTTGCCCATATGAGGGTTAAATTAAAAGCATGAGATTTCCCATTAAATGGAATTTTTCTTCGATATTAAGCATTAACGATCTAAGATCCGCAGAAATCCTGATTTATAAGCTTTTACTTTCAGACAACTGTTTTCTCCAATAGATGGCTCTTGAAAATTCATCCTCAAACTGAATCGAATCGTCTCGAGTATGTGCTATGGTTTCCATTTCTACCGATCGTCTTGAATATTTACTGCGGCGTCGTCCAGTTTTCCCTTGGATCCTTGCAGTGGACTCCCAATGTGGATGTTGAAATCTCTGCATTGGGGTTGTCGACACCCTCACAATTGAGTTTCTTGTTACACACACGAATTTCTAACAAAATTGGTATCGTAGTTTCATAATGGAATCGACACAAATGTAAAAAGAAATCCCACCCTGCGACTAAATCGAGATCAAGTCATCTGCTGCTCGAATCCCTCAGCAACATGAATCACATATCTGGTCAGTAACAACAGTACActaacaaacaagaaaaaggctTCCATGGCTGGACAACTCGACAAGGTGAAGGGGGTGGCGACCTGCCTGTGACAAGTGACCTACAAAGAAAACCTGTGCTTGCTTTTCCAAGCATTGAAAAGGACATGAACCCACAAATTTGAGCAGCAGTAATAATGGCACATGAAACACCCAACCAGATATTGCCCATCACACCTGGGCAAAACTCCAATGAAAATAGAACTTTAGAGAtcagcaagaaaagaaaaagggaaaggaaaacagaaaagctGTCTTTTTCATTGTGCCAGCATAAACTTGAGCTTTTTGCAAGGTTTTTTTAAAACGCAAGAATTCAAACCTAAAATAGCTATTTTCCGATAACGGCAATTTGGGGATCTCAAGAAAAGTTGGGGACTCCATTTAGGAGATGTTTGATTGCGGATTCAACTCCCCATGGTCTGATATGGCTTAGAAATACACCGGTGCTAGGGGTGGAAGCAAGTGTGGGCtgcatgtgggcaattgcccacacgaacccaaaaattttcttaattttatatccatattttttgagtaatttttttcatttacttaatTCTCCttagccagaattttctggctccaagCCTTCAATGCAATAGATCAGGAACTGAAGGATCTCAGATCTagaaaagaagttcaaataACCAGACATCCCCTGGCCAATCAAATAGATGGGACTTCAAAGATCATTGGTCCAAGATCCAAGGTTCATAACTGAAAACCCGGGCTCCAAGTGAACTATAGATGTAAacggtttggatttggatagtCTACCTGATGAATTTGATAGATTCATGCTGAAAAAATGTGGTGGAAAAAGATGGGTCATTAGACAACTCCTGTTTAAGGGTGGGCAATGGGCCCACTTACTCAAACCGGCCCGTGATGGGCTGAGTTTGAGCTGGTTCTTTGATTCTTGGGTATTGGAGGGCTCCATAtacttagaagttagaactcatctctcctttttttttttttttttgctatatacATATTCCCTCGACATATGACATTAGCAATCGGCTTACTTAGAAACTTTTCATGTGTCGTTGATGGTATCTTTAGAAACTCTTCATATGTCACCGATGATTCTCTTAAAAGCTCTCAACATATCGTCAATGGTTTctgaaatattaaaatataaaatattaaaagtttcaaatataaGTAATACCCATAGGTATAAAGTTGAGTTGACAGTcaggctcgactcgactcgacaGGTTCGGCTTATGCTTTGGACGACCCACCAAGCCTCACTTTGTTGAGCCACGGGCTGGCCTGGCCCACAGCCCAATGCCCAATGCCCAGCCTTATTTCTTCAGTTattcaccaaaaagaaaattaatctaACTGATAAGGTAAGTGTTGGGATCTAACAGTGGGCGTCGGGCCAGTCTCAGAGACAATGAAGAAACCGGGTCGAGcccataaaattttttataatatttttatgtatatagatatatatatatacaatatttttttagtaaatcCTGAGCCGATGGCCACCCCTAGTTGGGATGTGCATTTATGGTTTTCATCTTTGAAATGGAGTCcgcgtttttttattttgtcgtTTGGAAAAAGTTGTAGCGAGGACCTCCTTGATTGATCCAGCATTCTCTGGAAATGGTGGTCTCCAAAAaggtatttttttctttatgacttCAACATGGGCACAGAACAGTGCTCTTTCGGCGTAAATGTTACAAAAAATGGGCTAAGAGATTAGGCAGGCACAATAATACAGCAACAAGTAAACCAGACAAATGTATAGTGCTCTTCCTTTAACCAAAAACTCAAACCTGCTTTTTACTACCTGCCCAACaaaatccatattcaaatttggtccAACTCACATGCaagagagggaaaaagggaATCTGTGGttttgttcatatgcatacatGAAACCATCTAGAAGTGATCCAAACtcacccacaaaaaaaaaaaaaaaaaaaaaggaaactaagaTTTACCTACTCCACCTCTCTTCCTTAAagagtaaagaaaacaaagccTCAAAGATTGTGAGAATTCTACCACTATGAAATTCCACACTCTCTTCCTTagagtaaagaaaacaaagccTTTAAAGATTGTGAGAATGCTACCACTATGAAATTCCAAACAAACAGTGCCAAATCTCTCGCCTACCTCTTCAAGAGAGGCCAACCAAAACGGAACACATTGCTCTTTACACCAAGTTGGAGTTGTTACATCTTCACTTAAAAAGTTCAAACTGATATTCCACCGCTGTTCCTAGCAGGATTCAATTTTCAAGTTTTGAATGGGAAAACAACTACAAGAAATTTGGTCATGAAGTAGGCCCAACTGCCATGCTCCACTTGCACCAGAGCAGCCCAATCCACTCGATTTTTTTCAACTCTACGAGAATTATAGGCACATCCCCTACTGTTTATCAACAAGAAATACGAATAAgatgaaggaaaattttctcattcaatTCAATGCTTCTCGTTGTGTATTCAAATCTTTTATCCATTTTCTGCTTTTAATCAAGCATCAAATTTCTTCTGTCAAACTCTACACTCTTCTTCTGTACACAGAGTCCAACTAAGCTTCACCACCACCCACATTTCAGTTTCCACATACAACATTACCCTTTaaactaagaagaaaaaaaaaaaaaaaaaaaagaggaataCCACGTAAGGGATCCCCACAAACCAAAAATTACAAAGGAAATGCTCTAATGAGTATCAACAGCATAGGGAGCACCTCACGATACCGTTCTCGTTGCAGTCCGGGCACCTCAGGAACTCGTCCCTGTCCTCCTCATACACCTTGCAGCTGCCATGACACGTCTCGCAGGGCACGAATCTTATGTCACCGCAACCCTCGCACGCCGACCCGCCGACCGCCCGCAGCGGCAGCCCCTCCACCATTGCGCTCAGCTTCCCAGAGTCGTGCAATTGCCGGACTTCGTCGGCGCCGCCAACATACCGGCCACCTATGAAGAGCCTCGGCAGCGGCCCCGGCCCCGGTTCGCCGAGCAGTGTCCTGAGCTCCTCCTTGTATCCGGAGTGCATGGATACGTCCCTCTCGTCCACCAGCACGCCCAGTCCCCTTAGTATCAGCCTCACCGCACGGCAGTCCTCGTAGGTTTTTCGTATGCCACGGAGACTCGTCACATAGAGAACCACTGCTCCATCCTCGCCGCGTGGCGGACAGTCGTTAAGTGGGGCCACGCGGGATGCCTTCCGCGCCAACTGCTCGCCGGCCGGCGAGCTCGCCTTCAAGCTCTCTGACTCTGATTTATCCGATTCCTCTTCTTTATCTGATTCATCTGGTGAACCGACGGATTCTGCGGGTTCCTCAGCCGGTTCGTCGGCAGCGGCGGGGCTCGGGTTTGTTTTAGGAGAGAGTTGGTGATTTAGAGCCTTACGGAACGTGTCGATGATATCCGGATCGAAGTCGAGGACCACGGAAGGATCCGAGTCTCCCACCTGCAACCAGACCGATCCGGGGGAACCGGCGGCTGAGGGCGGCTTGGGCAGGACGGCGTGGAAGGAGAAGGAGCGGGCGGCGGTGGAATTGCGGTAGCTGGGGAGGTATAGCGGAGAATGCTCCTCGAGGCCCTCCATGAGCTCCCACACATCCAGAGTCTCGGGCTCGCCGGGGGGCGTTGCGGTCGGCGTGAACTTCCTCGAGCCTGCCCGATGCCGGTTCGCCGTCTCCATGGCCGTCGACCAATCCAGCACCTTGGCCGCCGGAGAGCGATTTTCTTCGCGCTTTGAGTCGCGCCCACCGCCATCGTCTCCTTCGACGCTCTCCGCTTCCTTCCTTGCCTCTGCGAAGAGTTTCTCGTCGAAGGCGTCGAGTTTGAGGCTGCCCAGCGTGGTGGACGAGAGGGAAACAACGTGGCAGCCATCATCATTCTTCCGAAGGAGGTCGTGGACGGGCAGGGAGCGGCTGCGAGGGAGAGGGTACCAGGAGGAGTTGGGGCTGCCATGGCGGCGAAACCTTTTCGAACTCGCACAACCCATCGATAGAGACGGAGGAGACGCAGACAGAAATGGCTGCGAATTAATTTCCTTTCTTGGGGACGATAGGTCTAATGAATTCCCGTGTGAActagagcgagagagagagagggtctaATCCAATGATGAAGGGATCGGGATTCGGAATAAACCTGACGGCTCCCCTGGATTCCTGGTTTTACGGGAGATGTAGGTGCCAGAAAATCCACAATTTACTATCCTAAAAATTCCGGGAAACCCGCCGGCTTCTATATTGCCATACAATCATTCCTCGTCACAGAACCTCGTTCGCCGTCCACAAAAGTAAAGTAGAACAGCAACCATTCCCCTCTCTCGGAAGAAATGCGTTTCCAGCCGTCGACGGCAAATTTCCCCGCTGAAGTTACAGGAGACAGGCCATCCTCTGTCTCTCAGAAGCTATCCGATTCCACGCTCAGCAGCGATCCTGGCCAGACCCCAAAAAACGAAAATAAGAGATGAAAAATCTCTGAAAACATCAATCGATTCTGCTaatcaacaagagaaaaaacacCATAACTTTGAGTCCATTCAAAATTCTCGACAAAAATCATGAAACCGATCAATGGTATCGACGAATTTACCAGAACTGAGAAGAAACACGAAATACGAATAACGAAATTGGGCAGAGGCTtgatggggagagagagaatccgACTTACGGAGTTATCCTAAATT
This window of the Nymphaea colorata isolate Beijing-Zhang1983 chromosome 2, ASM883128v2, whole genome shotgun sequence genome carries:
- the LOC116249178 gene encoding uncharacterized protein At3g28850-like; this encodes MGCASSKRFRRHGSPNSSWYPLPRSRSLPVHDLLRKNDDGCHVVSLSSTTLGSLKLDAFDEKLFAEARKEAESVEGDDGGGRDSKREENRSPAAKVLDWSTAMETANRHRAGSRKFTPTATPPGEPETLDVWELMEGLEEHSPLYLPSYRNSTAARSFSFHAVLPKPPSAAGSPGSVWLQVGDSDPSVVLDFDPDIIDTFRKALNHQLSPKTNPSPAAADEPAEEPAESVGSPDESDKEEESDKSESESLKASSPAGEQLARKASRVAPLNDCPPRGEDGAVVLYVTSLRGIRKTYEDCRAVRLILRGLGVLVDERDVSMHSGYKEELRTLLGEPGPGPLPRLFIGGRYVGGADEVRQLHDSGKLSAMVEGLPLRAVGGSACEGCGDIRFVPCETCHGSCKVYEEDRDEFLRCPDCNENGIVRCSLCC